The DNA segment TGTCGAATGCAGTTCTTTACGCATCATTTGGGATGAAAAAACATAGTGGGAACAGGTAGggaaggaaggaaaaacatGCAATATCAGCTCCTTCCCCCATTTGGTTTGGTGTTATCACAGACAAGAGGAAAGCATATAAAGGCATGTGGGacctagtattttttttaatctttctatTTTGGAGGGAAATAAAGCTAATCttataaatcaaaatatcaaattatccttatttttatacattttttatttaggatattgacatcattttataatatatacatatatacatacttcatttttctttttattttctacacAATCAAATAAGAGAAAACTCAACTTttacctttttctcttttattttttcttctacttAATAACCTAAAAATTGTCTCACATTctacattattttcttttcttttactttcttttgaaaattaatttcaagcATATTGTTTACAATTATAAATCCTCCCACAAAATTAGCTAACCATCAAACACTCTCAATTGACTCggcattttgaaaattattaaattgtaaACTAAAAATGAATTCCATTTCCGCCAATTTTGACTAAATGAGTCATGACTCCGTTCATATTGTGTGTGCCAAAACACGTGTCATTAGTCTGTATGAGAATTCTGAACACTAATATGGACACGCATTTTGTAAACTTCCACATCAAGCAATTTAGAGTTCCTTAAATAGTACGTTGTTCTTCTCAAAGATTGAGTTGAGAGCATTCCCTTTTACATGCAACTCTAAAAAATCACCTCCGCACAAATGATATCCCCACCCTGAAAAAACAATAGCCTCAAGATAAATATATGATATCCATTCGACTCCACAAGCCTCTCCTAACTTCCACTTATGACCGACTTAACAAGTTAATATTTACTAAAATTCATGATCAAGTCAATATTGGAAACCATCCTATTGGATGTAATGCGGGatactaaataatattataatttttaacagaTTGtgtcttatttaaaatattcatgtttacatattttaatgaaaaataaatcaattttaaatggagaaaatatgtttttatttcctATATTCTCGTTCAAACATAATTAAGGTTCTTGTACTTTTATATCAATCAATTAGTTTAGTTATATGTGCAATGATATTAAATTCACATTTTATAGTTTATAGGagtagtttttttataataaataaatatatgttggtagatttgtaaatatatatatgcacGTATTTCAAAAAAAGATTATTACCTGGAGTCTTATCTTAGATTTTCTTTACTTTACTGATATCTtacagtttattttttattttttactctctttttaaaaagttaatttagttataaaaaaatcctttgcatgcattttggataaaaaaattgagtaaaattatttaaatacaaTATAATTTCGTGCCTtgtcaattaaatatatttattatggttTGCAcacatgttttttatattttaattgcatattttaaatgtttcaaatatatcacaattaataaatatttatttattattttgtcacataataattaattataaagaatccaaaaaacaataaattaattaaggtattatataaaatagaagTTCTTATACgatttaacaatttaattaaaccAAATATATACGCATGGTAATTTTCTTAACtctgtcaaatttttatagataattttttgttggaactgaaaaataaaaaaggagaaaaaatcaCAAGTAGAATGATAAACCTAAAAAACATGCGTGCGAATAATTAGGATCGTAtgtcttttattaaataaaatttgaaattaaatatagttaataaatcaattaattatggTTTCAATTAATTGtccttttatatttgtttacaatattaaaataaattgtgatgaatttaaaaaaaaaatatatatatatatataaataaatatataatatataatattcagTAAATATCCAGAATAAATTAATGTTGATTTAAATTGTTTGATTGcgtaattaatttatatgttaGTAAAATATACCTATATGATGGTATGTTTATACTCGATTAAATTTCTCAagtaagatttaaatttaaatcttgtaaataaaaaatataattaaaaagaaatatttcacTAAAAGTTATTGgctaaatcaattaaatttttccGTGAATAATTTGCATTATTTTAggttaaaaagttattttttgatGTTCAAATTTAACTTCATTGATTTTGGGCCttggccttttctttttctccatgtatcatGTATGTATATTTTCATGCTAAATTAGGATCTTCTGCTGCATTCCAATGGTGGGggcaaattcttttttcaaACTTGCCtggattttttctatttattcctCGACCGCATCCAATATGATCAGATAAAGTTGAGCTGTTGAACCCATCAAAAGTCTACCAGAAATATGCCTCAATGATGTCATTTTCAAGCAACCAACTTGTCGACTTGCTCCACCAAAGCCATCTTTCGGTTTTGCTCCTCAATATCATTATTGGAGTTTTTATACcatccattatttttttattctatttattattGGACCTCTTTCTTAGGATAAGTATaccaaaatattatatttggttCCATTTTAAGTTCTCAATGATGGCATTTCGTTCTCTTTGCTGGCCTCCACatttaatcaacaaaaaaattcatgCCGTGTCTCTTTCCTAATACATTCAATTTTCTCAATTCAACTAGCCTGCAACCCCAATTTCAAGAAGGTTCAATGGTTTTGTCCTCTTCCTCAATTCCCCGCTGTTCACGGTACCATGTATTGTCCCCTTTTATTGACCtgcaaattgaaaaattaataacatatacaATGTAATACAAATCAACAAGAATAatctcattcattttttaaataaaaaaatgtcaaagaagaaaCATACGTACCCGCTTAATATAATCGAAGTCTTACGGAAAAATAACGCATGTGGCCACAATTAACACGAAAAAAAATACCACCAAAAGCAACAATATATAACACATCACAGAAATTGTGGTCTCATGTGTCAAACGGCGATAGTAGTCTGTCGTTTTAAACCGCAGTTAACAGAACCCTAATTCTTGAAATCAAGAGTCCCAAGTAGCAATTATTATGTCCAAAAAATAAACTCAGGAtcagattaaaaaattagaacctCAACTCAtccatttctaaaattttatcaaaattaaaaaaaaattaattaattgtatttaacAGTCCACTCATTTCTCTACTATTTTGGTCCTTTGATATTTTTCGTCGTCATCATCATCGTATGTATGGAATCAAACTTGGTAATAGCGATTCTCTTGCAACTGTATTTACTGTGAATAAATCGGTTCGTTCGTTCGTTCGTTCGCCTCAGTGGCAGTAATAATTGCAGTGAGGTCCACGGTACAGAAACCTAGGGCTTCCATCGAACTGCGTGTAGCAAGAAGCTTTCGCCGGAGGCGGCCGGTTGTGGCGGCCGATGCGGTGGTACGCCGCGTACGGCAACGAATCTGTGGAGGTGTGCGGCGATCTGGACGGAGAGTGACTGGCGCTGGACGACGCCGACGACGGAGCAGACGGAGTCTTCTTCGACGATTTCGGCGGCGATAGAACGGCTTTGATCTTCAACGGATGCGCCAATTTCAACGAGGCACGGTCGTATTCTTCGATTATGCTAGCGAGATCTTCGTCGTTGGTGATGGAGATCAAGGTCTCCAAGTCTCCCTTGGGCAATTGACACCGCAAGATCACAGACGAACCACAGAACTCGCTTAGCTTCACCATCAATTCTGCACAACGACGCAACGAAACGTTAAACTCAAAAAACAAAATCGATTCAACGAAACAAAGGAAGTGAAAAACGCGACGAGAGTGAAACGCAGGCTGAGGAAAACGGAACGAACCTGAAAAGGAAATGGAACGGGCGACAGTGAGGACTCTGGTGTGGCCGCCAGCGTAACGGAGTTCGCCGTCGGTGGCGCGAGGGAGAATCTTGCCGCCGTAGCTGCAGAGGAGCTTGATAGTTTGACCGGGTTTGGATTCCATGACTCGTTCTCGCTACTCAGTAAGTTAATGGtgttattgaagaaaaaataaggtTGGAATTGGAAGATTCTAGAAAGAGAGAGAACTGAGGAAGGAACTCTGGaagtttgttttctttctgctCCTCCGGCGCTGGAGGCTTAGGGCTTGAAAACCCTGGGCTGTGCCTTTGAGGTTTATTTATAGGCGCAAATCGAAGAACAAGCCCACGCGTTATTAACTTTACCActatcttttttcttaatgaCGTAATAATAGAACCATTGACTattctatttttcaataaagttaaccgtttattgtaaaaatttgacataaaaaaaagattataaggATCTAAGAGACATTTCCAGTTAAACAAAGATTTAAgagatattttataaatttatactatttattaaatgaatatttttaactacttaaaaataaatattgaatatcTTTTGCATTTAATTGAATCCTTCTTTATTAAgtatttttcatgtttgttttctAAACTAATATTGTTGAATGttagttaattaaatattaataattaataacaattagtataaaagaaaaaaaaaaaaaaaaaaactgggaaCCTACTTGGAGTGTTTGTTAAGTGAGTAATAATGACGTTCAGTTCATACTATTCCCATATATGCGGatattcctttctttttgctttccgagaaggaaaggtggaagttcaaatttgaaaaaataaaaatcattttcttatattcggaaaaaatatttaaaaatagtagAAGTGTGGATATCCAATGAAATTAGAATGGATGGCCCATTCGGGTATGGTGAAGAGCCACGCTTCGTCACCGAGAAGATTCTAAAAATTGGAACGAATACTAACCTATTGTTGAAGTGTGGATCGTGCATacaattgattttcaaaatttttttatagataaattatattaacatatgtgttttattaaaaattattttttaacagttAGTAAATCAGGTTAGTGATTAATTTGTTTATGctgtataaattatttgtattttctttacaaaaaatatttgcatTTTTAACATGGAGTATCATGTATCATATCAATTTTGATAGTCAATTGACTTAATCAAGTTACATAGTATTAGTAGCTTCAAGGGCTGTATATTTTCTCAGACAATGAAACTTCAGTTGGCAATTTTTGActcaaaaatttataaaatcatatCATTTATCATTGGTGATCATAATAATTGAGTGCATACTTCCGATTAGTATTTCAATCATATCATTCTTCATATAAACATCCTACTTTAAAAAGATAAACTCTCTTTGCATATGAAATAATTGTCCTAAAATCAATTGgcattaagtgaagttgtccaACAGATATCTAAGCCGCACTCCAAGAATTAAGgcagccgatgtgggacttAGGTATTTCCCAATACCTCAATCATGTTCTTCTATAGTCATGTTTTTTACACTCAAACTAATCCTATCTAAAGACTCAAGGGGTCTTCTCCCTTTAGATATGCAATCTTCTATGAGCCTCAACGTTTTATCAATAATAAACACATGCTTACTTAATCCTGAATGTTTGTTTGCATCTTAATATACACGAAACATTTATGGAGTTCCCCATGCCATCACCTTATTGCTAGTACATCCAATCATCACTTGTGAGTCTCTCTAACCCATCTTATTTTAGCAAAGCATTGTAATCGCACacaaaacaacaataaaacTCTTCTATCACCTTATTATCGATGCATCTTTGATTGTCagtttaattactattttaatcttttgatttattttggttctctttttccatatttataagttataaactagttaaaataattttataaaatatacagtgataaaataaattaatttattaaatattttaattttaaaaaaaaataatttattaatttgacaTAGCTAACATAATCATGATTTGTTCCATTAAAAGAatcaaaacttataaaaatattatgagaCTTAGGGTCCTACCAAAGAAACAAATGCCCTAAATATGgtggttaaaaaaaatccataaataTTGAGTGCATTGCTTgctaactaaaaatatttataatgcaTGGTTGCCTATTTAAATACGTTATTTAACTTCATTTTGTAGGTTctatcatatttaaaaaaatattatttaccgTAACCAAAACTCGTGAAAATACTTGGATTTAGGATCCTATCAAAGAACCAAAGGTTCTAAATatgattgttataaaaaaaacataaatattaagTACATTACTAACTAAAAGCAATaggttatttaattaaatttttcgggttgtatcatatttaaaaatatattatttatcataaatttagttaaaaaaagatgctatttgtataaataatttcatattatttactttggtttgaaaaaaaattaaaaaatattacttacaGTTAAATAAGTTAAGTAATTCATGTAAAAACTCACATCGATGATACACTAGAATCTCCAAAAAGTATTGCCTAATTTCAGTTTATTCTGGGATGACATAGGTAACCAAGAAATAGAAATCACGCCAACACTTTgtcttttgtttactttttaacaTTTCGCTTTTTccattgttttctttctttactttcttgCGGATTTGAAAACCCAATCCATTCAATTGGGACCGCGAACACGAGAAGACTTATGACTGACGACAGATTCTTTATaaagatatcatttttttaataataaaaaaaaaagatataaagatATCATGTTAAGCAacgttcttttttctttttggttttggtACAAGGatccataaaataaataaataatgtgtaGTTTTGTTCAAGATATATATGACTTGTTACAAGCAGAAAccacaatatataaaaaaaaattgcaccacaattaaaaaaatacagtgCGTATTATTTTTGTACAAGCAGGAACCACAAATATTTGCTTATGGAAAAAGACAATGCGAATATCTTGGATGTGTTTTCTTTTAACACagccttttatttttatgataataaatgttatctttcttctctcttttttaacgCTTTTCCTATTTTATTTCAGTGAATGATATTGGGATGTTTGggttaataagttttttttttttttagtttgatgaAAGGAAATTCACAGGACTGGAAGACTTAAAAAATACTTGTTCTGTTAAATGATTTATTAAACTATTTGAAACTGAATTTACAAGtttatgttttgattttgaaCTAACTGGTGTTTAATTTGGTTTTAAAGTATTTAACATTGAAAAGGCTTTAATATTATGTAACagtgacttcaatttgttttaatatataaatgttgGATGGAGATGATTCCTTTGATTGATATTTCTATACCAGAATCTAACTTGTGGAGAGATgtttgcaaattcaaaacaaatctGACTTGGAATATTGGAGAATGGCTTTCTGTTCAGTTCTGAAATTTTCCGTGGGTTACTAATCATGTGATCATTGTTCTCAGATCTAAGAAACTGATACAAAAATCATGCCAAACGCACAACAAATTCGTTCAGATTAGATAAGAGTTTCACATTACACAATTAAACTACAAAGGTTTTACAATTAGAATTCCTCGACATTTGTTATACGCAACGTtgctcatttatatttttaaattaaatagtaatttgAATTATACCAAATTTTATCACATAAGGCACTTTATTTTAGGTGCCCCattaaaaaagtgattttagAGTTACTTATACAACAGGAATAAATCTTCAAATACTACGTGCTTTGAACAAATCTATGTAGCTATCAAAAGTGTTGATAATCACTACATAATTTTGCACGTGCTTGATGacatattatttacaaaaaaaaaaaaaggtcttaCTAAGTTAATAAAAACGTGTTTTTTCAAATAACTGAATCaaacaatatttaattaatgagtTTAAACTGCAAAAGAATAAATATCCCTTAAAAAATAAAGCAGATCATGGTTTCAAATTCACAAGAAAAAACCAAATCattgttaattttaatatgattcaattttaggctttcctataaaaaaaatatttcatgctttattcataaacaaataaataattaggcTATGGATAAATCATcagttatcttttaatttttacattatgtGAATAGTTTATTTAacagataaataattttttttataaacaacaaatttttttaggcTTTCCTCTCGATCATGTATCCACATATCTCGTACAACACGTCTCGACCTTCAACACATGCAAAGAACGAGTATCATTCGGTCATGATTATCGCCAATAAACCCACTTAAGGATAATTACTTTATTAGAAGTACCTAAGCAAGATTAAGAGGTGTATTACTTAACTGGTAATTAGGACATTTAGGACCACAGATCTCAGGCCCAGTAAGGTTAGTATAAAGAGGGGTGAACCCCCAAGTAAGAGGACTAATTCATTCTTGAACACTGATTATATATCATCTACAGCTTTGAGCCGAATCCTTACTTGAGCGTTTGAGTGCCTTTTGCAAGTAACCCCTCCCCCCCACCCGAGAAGACCCTTTGACACAACAGAAGACTCTTTGGCGTAAGGGTAAGTTTTCAGTTCATTTGTGACATGAATATTTTGGCGCCCACCATGGGGCCGTGTAAGATATATCCTGACCTTGAGAGTTCATGGAAATAACAAGGACTAGAACAAACACCACAGCAATGGAGAAGTACGTGCATACCTCCCTGTCAACCCACATGTACCCGAGAAGCGTGATAGGGGGAGGCAAGCACTTTTCCTTAAGCACCGAACGCTTCTTAGGTTGAGGGAAAGCTCCTGTGGAGGTCCCCGTCTCGGCAATAGTGGCCACCATCAGAGCTACAACACTCCCACCCACCTTTTTACCCATATTTTTTTGCAATTGGCTCAAAAATGGCAAAATGTCACTAGACCCCTCGATTGCTAAGAGGTCAATTGAACTAGAAAAATTCAACCCCAAAGAGTGGGAGTCAGATGAAACTTCAAAAACTTCATCATTGTACCCTCGAACTCCCGACCCGCTTCCAACCGACTCCTCTGACGATGAACCTTCGACTGGCACTGTTATTATGTACCTCAAAAAGAATTGACTTGCTACACTATTCGGCTAAGAACAAAGAAGTAAATATCAAAGGTAAAAAGTGAATAGGGGTCCCTCTCTATTTATAGGAGTTGGGCCTGTGAAAAGGCCAATCCAACAACCTCTCCCCACTATTCAATCAGAAAATACCTATAGATGAGATCGCAAGACGTTTCGGTACCCAACATGGGAAGATgaacaaacatgagaaataacCATTACATCCGCGATGTAACCATTACATCGTGCAAATTAAGGCGTATAACCGTCAGAGGAGTTAATGGTAACCATTCTTACAACAAAAAAGAAGTATATCGGATAAAGTACTTGGTCAGGTCGAGAGGACACCTGATGCATCCAAACCGAGTACCCTCTCGACCACATAACCACATATTTCATACAACACATCTTGATCTTCAACATATACAAAGGGCGAGTACCGTTCAGCCATGATTATCACCAATAAACCCACTTAAGGGTAATTACTTGATTAGAAGTACCTAAGCAAGATTAAGAGGTGTATTACATAACTAGTAATCAAGACGTTTAGGCCCATAGACCTCAGGCTCAATAAGGTTAGTATAAAAAGAGATGAACCCCCTAGGTAAGAGGACTGATTCATTCTTGAATAATGACTATATATCATCTATAGCTCTAAGTTGAACCCTTGCTTGAGCGTTGAAGTGTCTTTTATAGGTATCCCCGTCCACCCGCTCTTTCAGACTCACACGCACCAGAGGCTTCGGCAAGGAACAACCCGAGAAGACCTTTCAGCACGATAGAAGACCTTTCAATGTAAAGGTAAGTGTTCGGTCCATTtgtaacaaaaacaaatatgttCCATTAATGAATAATGATATTGAAAAATCATATTGATGTGAAGACTCACACATAGGAGGTTCTTGGAAATTCAAGTGAATGGTTAGTCTTACACTGaccaagaaaagactcaatgaCTAATATACAAGAGATGTGACTCACATACAATATTTAAAGGTTTTTAGTATAGATTTAATCTTTGATTTTGTTGTCAGTTATAATCATTAATCAATTATTCTCGAGACTCTCCAAAAATCAAGTTCTTTACAAGTTATACATATTTAGATGAAAGTGACATCACTTTAAGACAACAGATAAATAGCTAAAATACATTTAAGTTAATActtaaaaaggaataaaataacttatcttgaaaatgttttatttaaaatattgaaaactataataaaaatatgcatgctgacattaataattaatgttttataataaatactcTTGAGAAAGAAATGAGAGTTTTATAATGAGAAAATTTAGTTTCCTCCCATactcttttttcaattttctaaactaaataaaaatataataaaatcctTCTATTTTTATTCCTTCCCCTCTCATCATCTTTCTTTCAATTAAAGTCTCTAGACATGTCTTTCTATTTAATcttcttaaaaaatgttaaattataattttggtcccactagtttttaaatttatgattttagccCTCTACtttttaattgtaacatttgGTCTCCCTAGTTTTATAAAGTGATAATTTTGATCTCTTACcagattattaattaataattatgattaatagagttattaaattaattgtaaattaaataaaaaaaattattagtcatTCAAAACTATAATAAAAGATTATGAATCCTAATGTGATGTCGTTGTCATTGGAGTTAAAGGTGGAAGTGGAAGAGATGTTTATAGAGACGAGGAGAAGCACAAGGTTGTGGACAATTagagttaataatttttattaaagtttttaattaatttataattatcttaataactatatgaatcaaaattttgttaataatctACGACAGGGACCAAAATCATCAATTTATAGAATTAGGGGACCAAAggatacaattaaaaattaggaAGATCAAAATCAGGGAAACCAAATATTATaaccaaaatcatgaatttggaaaattaagagatcaaaaatacaattttaccttaaaaaaataattactacttgtttttattaactttttaaaaaaggcaatcatttttaaaaataatccttGTTATAATTACTAGCTGCGAGATCCACTTTTAAACATGATGATTATATCAAATCCAATAATGTTATGATATAATAGTAGGCACAAGCTACAATGGAGAAGTAAATTTCCTTGTATATGGTGGGGAAAAAAAACTGCCTCTAAATTTATCTCATTTCATAATATTATGGTGCACCCTCCACAACTTATCGCCACCTCCCTTCTTCTCCCCATCTTCTCTGCCACCGGCCATCGAAGACGATTTTTTACAACGATGCACCCTCTGCACCACAATCTCAACAAATTTGGAAACTAAGCTACCTGCATCATCATTATGACATACCTGGTTATGGTTTGTGATGTATTGTTGGGTCAATCGTCTCAATTTTGGGCTTGATTGGTTGGTGCTATAGTAGGAGAGCTGAGTGGATTCATTGATGCGGAAGCTAATCTTTCGAATTTGTGGTGTCATGGAATGGCCACATAGTTGGCTCTTTCAACATCAATTTCGATGTTAGTTGTCATGATTATCACCAGCAGGAATCTATTTCATAGTGCTTAATTACTGGGGCCTTCCAATTTTTATTTAGAATATGTTTCTTTTGGTATTTGATACATGTAGGAGGTAGGTGGTGGATGCATACTAATATACTATAGTTTAAAGGATTAGTGTACCGTACAGGGCCCATAGGAGATCGGATTGGAATAACCGACCTCCACGACTTCGTACCGCCTTTAGTGGGCATCATGGTTGGTTACCACGTTCATGATCAATCCTGTTACTAAAGGAATGAACACcaaaaaaatgtaacattttATCCTTACACTCCCAACTCGTATACTGATTTGAGTATCGGAGTCTCTTTTTAGGTATTCACCCCTATCACCGGAAAAGGAGCTCATTCAGCGAGAGAGACACACATCAAACAGACAAAGATCTTGGTAAGAACAATTAGCATTGGTTATGTAGCATTTATTTGAATAGGCATATAAATTATGTGTAACCAATGACTTTCCTATTGTTATGTGCTTGGTCAAAACTTGGAGATAGAAGGGGAGCACAACGGTGGTGTCGGAGGGTTTATTGCTATCGAAAATCACCTCTGGTGATGACAAACAGTGGCAATGTAGAtggagaaaataagagaaataataataagCTATAAAAGATATATCATAATAATACTATAAAGTGAGATCAATCTAAATatcgttagttttttttttatggtgcAAGAAATAATACTTCTCCACCTTAATATGTGCCTATGATAGTAATCAGATTAATCATAATTAAGCAAACCACTCAGCAATCAGCAGACAACAGGGTTTGGCCCGACCTTCCACGTCTCCTCCGTGTAGGCGCATCACCAACACGTCTTGACTTGACAAGGAGAACATAGTATTAGTACTTAGTAGGAAGTAGGatgcttctttcttcttcttgtctGATCGCAACGCGTGTAATCATCTAGTTTCATTAGCCATCATTAGGTACCCTTTCAAGACAACACCTCACATGCTTCAATTCAGGCTCGTAAGTCATAACTACAAGGCATCCACATCCCAAAGACATGCTTAGGATAAATATactttaaatatacttttattatatatatatatatatatatatatatataaaaaagttattatcataaaaaaatgatttgaacTACAGGATTATATTAACCACTGGAGTTAGTCTAGTGGTTTAAAAATTTAGATAGTATATATGAGATGTTTGGTTGAATTTTCGTGATcacttttgtataaaaaaatacagaataatattaaattatataagataGTGATCTACTGCATTTAAAATGTCTTTTACAAAATGTATACCAATACtttagaatataaataaaatataaaatatgatttacaaatgttttaaaaatatttttaataaataaaagcattttatTGGATAAGAACagataatgatattttatatttagacACGTTTTTCTAATAAACATCacttatttgacattttttttttctttctctctttttttctatcatattatatattttataaaccgatcatttttcttttattttcatctttctaaatgaaggtttttttttcttttaatttgcatTCGTTTCACTAAATTGCTGTTAAACAGACTGAAgactaaagattaaaaataaaataaaagtccggtataatataaaaaaacaatataaaataataattgactaaaaatactgaaatagaaattgtgattttttatttatattttctaaattactatttaaaatttatttagtttaaaaattaacaaatatatatatatatatatatatatatatatatatattaataaatcccAAACTAaatgatcaataaaaaaatcccaATAACTAATATGGGAGAATAAAAAAAGGGACtaataaataacattacaaAAATCTCAACGCATCAACCAAATGATAGTCAATGAAAtaacctaaaatataaaaagcaatgtctattttctatataaaaaatactcccCTTTATAACGCATTAACCTGTAAACAAAATTTGCTAAACCTAAGGTTTTCACAAACcaaacttaaaaaacaaaaataaaacattttaaatagttttcatTTCACAG comes from the Glycine soja cultivar W05 chromosome 6, ASM419377v2, whole genome shotgun sequence genome and includes:
- the LOC114416413 gene encoding uncharacterized protein LOC114416413; this translates as MESKPGQTIKLLCSYGGKILPRATDGELRYAGGHTRVLTVARSISFSELMVKLSEFCGSSVILRCQLPKGDLETLISITNDEDLASIIEEYDRASLKLAHPLKIKAVLSPPKSSKKTPSAPSSASSSASHSPSRSPHTSTDSLPYAAYHRIGRHNRPPPAKASCYTQFDGSPRFLYRGPHCNYYCH